A single genomic interval of Bacillus sp. es.036 harbors:
- a CDS encoding YuzB family protein, whose protein sequence is MNPIVEFCMSNLSSGSHKAMETLEKDTDLDVLEYSCLGHCTLCSQEMYCLVNGERVTGETPDELVDNVYQFIEENPMF, encoded by the coding sequence ATGAATCCAATTGTAGAATTTTGCATGAGCAATCTTTCAAGCGGTTCACATAAAGCAATGGAAACACTAGAAAAAGATACGGACCTAGACGTCCTTGAATATTCCTGTCTTGGCCATTGCACGCTATGTAGCCAAGAAATGTACTGCCTTGTAAACGGCGAACGTGTGACAGGTGAAACGCCAGATGAACTTGTTGATAACGTCTACCAGTTCATCGAAGAAAACCCGATGTTTTAA
- the trxB gene encoding thioredoxin-disulfide reductase — MHKAVIVGTGPAGLTAAIYLARANMDPLVIEGPEPGGQLTLTTDVENFPGFPDGVLGPELMENMKKQALRFGATIERGWVKDIDFSERPFKLTTDTLGDIVAESVLISTGASAKLLGIPGESENMGRGVSTCATCDGFFFRGKKIVVIGGGDSAMEEATFLTKFASEVTILHRRKDLRASKIMQERARTNEKISWKLNASPIEVVAENNKVSGIKVKDSDSGKEEIVKTDGIFVAIGHRPNTDFLHGKLNMDDKGYIQVEPGTTRTNVAGVFACGDVQDFTYRQAITAAGTGCMAAMDCERFLEGNAFIDWSM; from the coding sequence ATGCATAAAGCAGTTATTGTAGGAACAGGACCAGCAGGTTTAACAGCAGCGATTTACCTTGCGAGAGCGAATATGGATCCGCTTGTCATTGAAGGGCCGGAACCTGGTGGTCAGCTTACGTTAACAACTGATGTAGAAAATTTCCCCGGGTTTCCAGATGGCGTTCTTGGTCCTGAATTGATGGAAAACATGAAGAAGCAGGCGCTCCGTTTCGGTGCAACGATCGAACGCGGCTGGGTGAAGGACATTGATTTTAGTGAACGTCCTTTTAAATTAACAACGGATACGCTTGGCGACATCGTGGCAGAATCAGTTCTTATTTCTACTGGTGCTTCAGCGAAGCTTCTTGGAATTCCAGGTGAATCAGAGAATATGGGCAGAGGTGTAAGTACATGTGCGACGTGTGATGGCTTTTTCTTCCGTGGTAAAAAAATCGTCGTAATTGGTGGAGGAGACTCTGCGATGGAAGAAGCCACTTTTTTAACAAAATTTGCTTCAGAAGTAACCATCCTTCATCGTAGAAAGGACTTACGTGCATCAAAAATCATGCAAGAGCGCGCACGCACAAACGAAAAAATTAGCTGGAAACTCAATGCTTCACCTATTGAGGTTGTGGCCGAAAACAATAAAGTTAGTGGTATTAAAGTGAAGGATAGTGATTCCGGAAAAGAAGAAATTGTAAAAACGGATGGTATTTTCGTTGCCATAGGCCACCGTCCAAACACAGATTTTCTTCATGGGAAACTTAATATGGATGATAAAGGTTACATCCAAGTGGAACCGGGAACCACCAGAACGAATGTTGCAGGTGTATTTGCATGTGGCGATGTTCAGGACTTTACTTACCGACAAGCGATTACAGCAGCAGGAACAGGCTGCATGGCTGCGATGGATTGTGAGCGGTTCTTAGAAGGAAACGCCTTTATTGATTGGAGTATGTAA
- a CDS encoding Hsp20/alpha crystallin family protein produces the protein MGKGDKLPKLFQDPAIQNWMNTFDDFFKEPFANLLPAQSFRVDLYETDAAFIVEAELPGISKEQIKVEPLGDGLRISIESKEYQETRNDKQKYYKQERSYASTSRTIKLPYHFSMKNVKGKYENGILEIKIPKADRIQNDSNYIDIH, from the coding sequence ATGGGTAAAGGCGATAAATTGCCGAAACTGTTTCAAGATCCCGCTATTCAGAATTGGATGAACACGTTTGATGATTTTTTTAAAGAGCCGTTTGCCAATCTACTGCCTGCGCAGTCGTTTCGCGTTGACCTATATGAAACGGATGCTGCTTTTATCGTAGAGGCAGAGTTACCTGGTATTTCAAAAGAACAAATTAAGGTTGAACCGCTTGGAGATGGACTGCGCATTTCAATCGAGTCGAAAGAATATCAGGAAACACGAAACGATAAGCAAAAGTATTATAAACAAGAACGCTCCTATGCGAGTACGAGTCGCACGATCAAACTGCCTTATCACTTCTCAATGAAAAATGTGAAGGGAAAATACGAAAACGGCATTCTTGAAATTAAAATTCCGAAAGCCGACCGGATTCAAAACGATTCAAACTATATCGATATCCATTAA